In Planctomycetota bacterium, a single genomic region encodes these proteins:
- a CDS encoding FGGY-family carbohydrate kinase, producing MTHTLAIDVGSSSVKAAMLDGTDLASDVASAAFETDHDGIYVEVPAERIDEAIRQAVGQLDVSTAERVGLTTMAPAWLAMDEDGRAITPIVTHQDRRGGMTQQLIDSTTGRKVTFRQLTGNVPTPGGISVTTATWLNNRTDSVRRAAMVGHLPTSLFRRLSGVWAMDPSNAGFTGMLDIRRMAWSREVCDAARFPMSKLPPIVDAATVVGETRENDLGIPTGLPLFGGYVDGSGPLLVGGAKPGTLMHSAGSTDVLAVCVEKPRPTSGLLCRPLGTGGLWVLAATQAAGGSALSWAKRTLFADWSDEQFNAAIVEPVGRKTSVTFHPHLAGDRQSVEQPTGAFTGLTLATTRADLLTAVKHGLVGDHSRRLKRLLKVAGDVDRRVITTGGGGVLPGLMRATWPGDDWQFEEVEQGTLRGLGALAQE from the coding sequence ATGACGCACACGCTCGCCATCGACGTGGGGTCGTCGTCCGTCAAGGCCGCGATGCTTGACGGCACGGACCTCGCCAGCGACGTCGCCTCAGCAGCGTTCGAGACCGACCACGACGGCATCTACGTCGAAGTCCCGGCCGAGCGCATCGACGAAGCCATCCGGCAGGCCGTCGGGCAACTCGACGTCTCGACGGCTGAACGCGTGGGTCTGACGACCATGGCCCCGGCGTGGCTGGCGATGGACGAGGACGGCCGGGCGATCACGCCGATCGTCACGCATCAGGATCGGCGCGGCGGCATGACCCAGCAGCTCATTGATTCGACCACCGGTCGGAAGGTGACGTTCCGGCAGCTCACCGGAAACGTGCCGACACCGGGTGGAATCAGCGTCACGACGGCAACGTGGTTGAACAACAGAACCGATTCGGTGAGACGCGCCGCGATGGTCGGACACCTGCCCACTTCGCTGTTTCGCCGCCTGTCGGGCGTCTGGGCGATGGATCCGAGCAACGCCGGCTTTACGGGAATGCTCGACATCCGACGGATGGCGTGGTCTCGCGAGGTCTGCGATGCCGCCCGGTTCCCGATGAGCAAGCTGCCGCCGATTGTCGACGCGGCAACGGTTGTCGGCGAGACGCGCGAGAATGACCTCGGCATACCCACCGGCCTGCCGCTTTTCGGTGGATACGTCGATGGCAGCGGGCCGTTGCTCGTGGGCGGGGCGAAGCCGGGGACGCTGATGCACTCGGCCGGCTCGACAGACGTGCTGGCCGTTTGCGTCGAGAAGCCTCGGCCGACGAGTGGGTTGCTGTGTCGGCCGCTGGGAACAGGCGGGCTCTGGGTGCTCGCCGCAACGCAGGCGGCGGGTGGGTCGGCGCTGTCCTGGGCGAAGCGGACGCTCTTTGCCGACTGGAGCGACGAACAGTTCAACGCCGCCATCGTCGAGCCGGTCGGCCGAAAAACGTCCGTCACCTTCCACCCGCATCTGGCCGGCGATCGACAGAGCGTCGAACAACCCACCGGCGCGTTCACCGGCCTGACGCTCGCAACGACGCGGGCGGACCTGCTCACAGCGGTCAAGCACGGCCTTGTCGGCGATCACTCGCGTCGGCTTAAGCGCCTGCTCAAAGTCGCCGGCGATGTCGATCGTCGCGTCATCACCACCGGCGGCGGCGGTGTGCTGCCGGGGCTGATGCGCGCGACCTGGCCCGGCGACGACTGGCAGTTCGAAGAAGTCGAGCAGGGCACGCTTCGCGGGCTCGGGGCCCTCGCTCAGGAGTGA